In the Arachis ipaensis cultivar K30076 chromosome B10, Araip1.1, whole genome shotgun sequence genome, one interval contains:
- the LOC107623808 gene encoding F-box/kelch-repeat protein At1g22040 isoform X1, translating into MSFMELAHTHPPTHFFKFHRIYFVVYVELGTYPPEFHGFPLLLSSEVNELNLKWFLMGNVLSPNSSKTRWNHTSENSQGKARKRQRLSSSCEDNTRLIPSLPDEISLQILARVPRICYLNLKSVSHAWKEALVSSELFSLRKELGTTEEWLYILTRVKDDKLLWHALDPLSRRWQRLPSMPNVSCEDEEKKGLAALPVRMWSMVGSSIRIADVIMSWLGRRDALERMPFCGCSIGAVGGCIYALGGFSKASAMKSVWRYDPVKNTWMEASPMSVGRAYCKTGVLNDKLYVVGGVTRGRGGLNPLQSAEVYDPHTCTWSQLPSMPFAKAQVLPTAFLADLLKPIATGMTSYRGRLFVPQSLYCWPFFVDVGGEVYDPNNDSWLDMPVGMGEGWPARQAGTKLSVIVNDDLYALDPSSSLDSAKIKVYDHEGDTWKVVAGDVPINDFTDSESPYLLASLRGKLHVITKDANHNIIVLQADLQNDLASPQSSLSPDNSLTETTESSSAAESDRDIWQVFASRSGRSAELVSCHSLKV; encoded by the exons ATGTCGTTTATGGAGTTGGCCCATACACACCCACCCACACACTTTTTCAAGTTTCACCGAATCTATTTCGTCGTCTATGTAGAACTTGGAACATATCCCCCTGAATTTCATGGCTTTCCCCTTCTTCTGAGCTCTGAG GTTAATGAGCTGAATTTGAAGTGGTTTTTGATGGGGAATGTACTTAGTCCGAATAGTTCCAAGACTAGATGGAATCATACCTCTGAAAATTCACAAGGTAAAGCTCGAAAGAGACAGAGATTGTCAAGCTCTTGTGAGGATAACACAAGATTGATTCCGTCCCTTCCGGACGAGATATCACTTCAGATTCTAGCTAGAGTTCCACGAATTTGTTATTTAAATCTCAAGTCGGTTTCTCATGCTTGGAAGGAAGCCCTTGTGAGTTCTGAACTTTTTAGTTTGAGAAAAGAACTTGGAACGACGGAGGAGTGGCTCTACATATTAACAAGGGTCAAGGATGACAAACTTTTATGGCATGCCTTGGATCCTCTTTCCAGAAGATGGCAAAGGCTACCTTCAATGCCAAATGTTTCCTGTgaagatgaagaaaagaaggGTTTGGCAGCCCTTCCCGTTCGGATGTGGAGCATGGTGGGTTCGAGTATCAGAATTGCTGATGTCATAATGAGCTGGCTTGGGAGGAGAGATGCTCTTGAAAGGATGCCATTCTGTGGTTGCTCGATTGGTGCTGTTGGTGGTTGCATATATGCTTTAGGAGGTTTCTCTAAAGCTTCTGCAATGAAATCTGTTTGGCGGTATGACCCCGTTAAAAACACTTGGATGGAGGCCAGTCCGATGTCAGTTGGTAGAGCCTATTGCAAAACAGGTGTATTAAATGATAAGCTTTATGTTGTTGGAGGGGTTACTAGGGGTCGTGGTGGATTAAATCCCCTTCAATCTGCAGAAGTATATGATCCGCATACATGTACATGGTCCCAATTACCAAGCATGCCTTTTGCTAAAGCTCAAGTGCTGCCAACTGCTTTTTTGGCTGACTTACTCAAGCCTATTGCCACAGGAATGACTTCATACAGGGGAAGATTATTTGTTCCTCAGAGTTTGTATTGTTGGCCCTTTTTTGTTGATGTCGGGGGAGAAGTTTATGATCCAAATAATGATTCTTGGCTTGACATGCCGGTTGGTATGGGTGAAGGTTGGCCAGCGAGGCAAGCTGGAACAAAATTGAGTGTTATTGTCAATGATGATCTATATGCACTTGATCCTTCAAGTTCTCTTGACTCTGCAAAGATCAAGGTATATGATCATGAAGGCGATACTTGGAAAGTTGTTGCAGGAGATGTTCCTATTAATGATTTCACTGATTCAGAATCTCCTTATCTTTTAGCTAGTTTACGTGGAAAGCTTCACGTAATTACTAAAGATGCCAATCACAACATTATAGTGTTACAGGCTGATTTGCAAAATGACTTAGCATCGCCACAATCCTCGTTGTCACCAGATAATTCACTCACAGAAACGACTGAATCATCATCGGCAGCAGAATCAGACAGAGACATTTGGCAGGTTTTTGCTTCTAGGAGTGGTAGATCTGCTGAACTAGTCAGCTGCCATTCCCTTAAAGTTTGA
- the LOC107621972 gene encoding heavy metal-associated isoprenylated plant protein 30-like, with protein sequence MSMKMRRSGGFMCHSEVSTAVCMSYRSVVEPTRRHIRSISLADTTCLINSKLVHQHNSHHQHNNQPHKTATHVFQVVVMRVAIHCQGCAGKVKKHLSKIEGVTSFSIDVESKRVTVMGYISPLEVLESISKVKRAEFWNC encoded by the exons ATGAGCATGAAAATGAGGAGGAGTGGAGGATTCATGTGCCACTCTGAGGTATCAACAGCAGTGTGCATGAGTTACCgttctgtggttgaaccaacaAGGAGGCATATCAGAAGCATTTCCCTTGCTGACACAACATGCCTCATCAACTCCAAACTTGTTCATCAACACAATTCTCATCATCAACACAACAATCAACCTCACAAGACTGCAACACATGTCTTTCAG GTGGTAGTGATGCGGGTTGCTATCCATTGTCAAGGATGTGCTGGCAAAGTGAAAAAGCATCTTTCAAAGATAGAAG GAGTAACATCATTCAGTATAGATGTAGAGAGCAAAAGGGTGACAGTGATGGGCTACATTTCTCCATTGGAAGTCCTTGAGAGCATTTCAAAGGTGAAAAGAGCAGAGTTCTGGAATTGTTAA
- the LOC107623808 gene encoding F-box/kelch-repeat protein At1g22040 isoform X2, which translates to MGNVLSPNSSKTRWNHTSENSQGKARKRQRLSSSCEDNTRLIPSLPDEISLQILARVPRICYLNLKSVSHAWKEALVSSELFSLRKELGTTEEWLYILTRVKDDKLLWHALDPLSRRWQRLPSMPNVSCEDEEKKGLAALPVRMWSMVGSSIRIADVIMSWLGRRDALERMPFCGCSIGAVGGCIYALGGFSKASAMKSVWRYDPVKNTWMEASPMSVGRAYCKTGVLNDKLYVVGGVTRGRGGLNPLQSAEVYDPHTCTWSQLPSMPFAKAQVLPTAFLADLLKPIATGMTSYRGRLFVPQSLYCWPFFVDVGGEVYDPNNDSWLDMPVGMGEGWPARQAGTKLSVIVNDDLYALDPSSSLDSAKIKVYDHEGDTWKVVAGDVPINDFTDSESPYLLASLRGKLHVITKDANHNIIVLQADLQNDLASPQSSLSPDNSLTETTESSSAAESDRDIWQVFASRSGRSAELVSCHSLKV; encoded by the coding sequence ATGGGGAATGTACTTAGTCCGAATAGTTCCAAGACTAGATGGAATCATACCTCTGAAAATTCACAAGGTAAAGCTCGAAAGAGACAGAGATTGTCAAGCTCTTGTGAGGATAACACAAGATTGATTCCGTCCCTTCCGGACGAGATATCACTTCAGATTCTAGCTAGAGTTCCACGAATTTGTTATTTAAATCTCAAGTCGGTTTCTCATGCTTGGAAGGAAGCCCTTGTGAGTTCTGAACTTTTTAGTTTGAGAAAAGAACTTGGAACGACGGAGGAGTGGCTCTACATATTAACAAGGGTCAAGGATGACAAACTTTTATGGCATGCCTTGGATCCTCTTTCCAGAAGATGGCAAAGGCTACCTTCAATGCCAAATGTTTCCTGTgaagatgaagaaaagaaggGTTTGGCAGCCCTTCCCGTTCGGATGTGGAGCATGGTGGGTTCGAGTATCAGAATTGCTGATGTCATAATGAGCTGGCTTGGGAGGAGAGATGCTCTTGAAAGGATGCCATTCTGTGGTTGCTCGATTGGTGCTGTTGGTGGTTGCATATATGCTTTAGGAGGTTTCTCTAAAGCTTCTGCAATGAAATCTGTTTGGCGGTATGACCCCGTTAAAAACACTTGGATGGAGGCCAGTCCGATGTCAGTTGGTAGAGCCTATTGCAAAACAGGTGTATTAAATGATAAGCTTTATGTTGTTGGAGGGGTTACTAGGGGTCGTGGTGGATTAAATCCCCTTCAATCTGCAGAAGTATATGATCCGCATACATGTACATGGTCCCAATTACCAAGCATGCCTTTTGCTAAAGCTCAAGTGCTGCCAACTGCTTTTTTGGCTGACTTACTCAAGCCTATTGCCACAGGAATGACTTCATACAGGGGAAGATTATTTGTTCCTCAGAGTTTGTATTGTTGGCCCTTTTTTGTTGATGTCGGGGGAGAAGTTTATGATCCAAATAATGATTCTTGGCTTGACATGCCGGTTGGTATGGGTGAAGGTTGGCCAGCGAGGCAAGCTGGAACAAAATTGAGTGTTATTGTCAATGATGATCTATATGCACTTGATCCTTCAAGTTCTCTTGACTCTGCAAAGATCAAGGTATATGATCATGAAGGCGATACTTGGAAAGTTGTTGCAGGAGATGTTCCTATTAATGATTTCACTGATTCAGAATCTCCTTATCTTTTAGCTAGTTTACGTGGAAAGCTTCACGTAATTACTAAAGATGCCAATCACAACATTATAGTGTTACAGGCTGATTTGCAAAATGACTTAGCATCGCCACAATCCTCGTTGTCACCAGATAATTCACTCACAGAAACGACTGAATCATCATCGGCAGCAGAATCAGACAGAGACATTTGGCAGGTTTTTGCTTCTAGGAGTGGTAGATCTGCTGAACTAGTCAGCTGCCATTCCCTTAAAGTTTGA